The genomic region GGACCTGCGCCTGAACCTTGTAACGAGTGTGAAGCTTGCCGCAGGATTACGACTGGCGCTGTGATGGATGTGCAGGAGATTGATGCTGCATCCAATCGAGGCGTTGAGGAAATCCGTGATCTTCGGGAAAAGGTTAAATATGCGCCAACCGAAGTCCGGCAGAAAGTCTATATTATTGATGAAGTGCACATGCTGACGACGGAGGCATTCAATGCTTTGCTCAAAACATTGGAGGAGCCACCACCACATGTGATGTTTATTTTGGCAACAACGGAACCACATCGCCTGCCGGCTACCATTATATCGCGTTGTCAGCGATTTGATTTTCGTCGGGTTTCCCTGGAGGAGCAGACAGCAAGGCTTACACTGATCTGTGAACAGGAAGGCATGGAAGCTGACCAGGATGCACTCCAATACATTGCCCGTTTATCGGACGGTGGAATGAGGGATGCACTTAGTGTGCTGGATCAGATCTCTTCATTTACGGATGGACGAGTAACGTACCAGCAGGTTATGGATATGACTGGTGGAATTGCCTCAGAGCAATTTGCCAAATTGGCTGCTTCGCTACTCAAAGGTGATGTTGGTCACATTTTGCAGATGATTGAAGGCTTCATGCACGAAGGAAAGAGTGCAGACAAGTGCATGGAGAATTTACTGTATTATTTCCGTGATTTGCTTATGATTAAGATGGTGCCTGATGCAGATAAACTGACGGATCGGGTACTTAATCCGGAATCTTTCCGTGATATGGCCGATTCCTTCACAAAGGAACAACTGTTCCATATGATCGACACCCTTAATCGGTACCAGAGTGAAATGAAGTACGCGGTACAGCCACAGACATTATTTGAAGTCGCGTTGCTTAAACTGTGTAGTATTCCAGCACAAGGAGAGGCTTCTGTTCAAGTTGGAGCTTCGTCTCATGCGGCACCTGCTGATGGGGGAGAGATCAACCGCTTGAAGCAGCAACTTGCTGAGCTGGAGAAGAAATTGGATCGAGCACTTAAAAGTGGGTTGTCTGGTGGAGAGGGTGCATCAAGTGCTCCATCGCGTCCGGCAACAAGAGCCCCTGTATCGAGAGGGAACTCGCCTGCGAAGCTTCCTGCACAGTTGGATCAATATGTTGCGCGCAAGGGAGCGCCTGAGTTCACAGAAATCAGCAAAAAATGGAGTCAGATCCTTCAGCGAGTGAAGGAGGAGCGGGTTACCGTTCATGCCTGGTTTGTGGATGGTGAGCCAGTA from Paenibacillus sp. FSL R5-0341 harbors:
- the dnaX gene encoding DNA polymerase III subunit gamma/tau, encoding MEHIALYRAWRPQSFQDMVGQQHIIQTLQNAIREQRTSHAYLFSGPRGTGKTSAAKILAKAVNCERGPAPEPCNECEACRRITTGAVMDVQEIDAASNRGVEEIRDLREKVKYAPTEVRQKVYIIDEVHMLTTEAFNALLKTLEEPPPHVMFILATTEPHRLPATIISRCQRFDFRRVSLEEQTARLTLICEQEGMEADQDALQYIARLSDGGMRDALSVLDQISSFTDGRVTYQQVMDMTGGIASEQFAKLAASLLKGDVGHILQMIEGFMHEGKSADKCMENLLYYFRDLLMIKMVPDADKLTDRVLNPESFRDMADSFTKEQLFHMIDTLNRYQSEMKYAVQPQTLFEVALLKLCSIPAQGEASVQVGASSHAAPADGGEINRLKQQLAELEKKLDRALKSGLSGGEGASSAPSRPATRAPVSRGNSPAKLPAQLDQYVARKGAPEFTEISKKWSQILQRVKEERVTVHAWFVDGEPVSLLEDNVLVAFKNNIHRETTEKQANREVIERVLSEQLGRPARLVTMMLKDWTGAMEGASEAPKEDFKLEPEHEDGGSGNKQPWIDEAIQLFGEDLVVIKE